In Streptomyces sp. NBC_01717, one DNA window encodes the following:
- a CDS encoding thioesterase family protein: MAQAAQALIGDSEFDRDTAVTLREEGVYDAELSAGWTIIHAVNGGYLLAMLGRALGEALPHPDPFSVSAHYLTASVPGPAVIRTQVVRTGRTLSTGQASLFQYAEDGTEVERIRVLGTYGDLDSLSDDIRTSVKPPAMAPIEQCFGPGDGPAPIPGSSAITERLNIKLDPSTVGWAIGAPSGKGEMRGWFGLADGRDADPYSLLLTVDALPPTSFELGLKGWTPTIELTTHIRCRPAPGPLRVSITTRNLAGGFLEEDADVWDSADRLVAQSRQLARAPRS; encoded by the coding sequence ATGGCACAGGCAGCTCAGGCACTCATCGGCGACAGCGAGTTCGACAGGGACACCGCCGTCACCCTTCGCGAAGAGGGCGTCTACGACGCCGAACTCTCCGCGGGCTGGACGATCATCCACGCCGTCAACGGCGGGTATCTACTGGCCATGCTCGGCCGCGCGCTCGGCGAGGCCCTGCCGCACCCCGACCCCTTCTCGGTCTCCGCGCACTACCTCACCGCGTCGGTTCCCGGCCCCGCGGTGATCCGGACGCAGGTCGTCCGTACCGGCCGTACCCTCTCCACCGGTCAGGCGTCGCTCTTCCAGTACGCGGAGGACGGCACCGAGGTCGAGCGCATCCGGGTCCTCGGCACGTACGGTGACCTGGACTCCCTCTCCGACGACATCCGCACTTCGGTGAAACCGCCGGCCATGGCGCCGATCGAGCAGTGCTTCGGCCCGGGCGACGGCCCGGCGCCCATCCCCGGCAGCTCCGCGATCACCGAGCGGCTCAACATCAAGCTCGACCCGTCGACCGTCGGCTGGGCCATCGGCGCCCCGTCGGGCAAGGGCGAGATGCGCGGCTGGTTCGGCCTCGCGGACGGGCGCGACGCCGACCCGTACTCCCTGCTGCTCACCGTCGACGCGCTGCCGCCGACCTCGTTCGAGCTGGGGCTCAAGGGCTGGACGCCGACCATCGAGCTCACCACCCACATCCGTTGCCGCCCGGCCCCCGGCCCGCTGCGTGTCTCCATCACCACCCGCAACCTCGCAGGCGGCTTCCTGGAGGAGGACGCGGACGTCTGGGACAGCGCCGACCGGTTGGTCGCCCAGTCCCGCCAGTTGGCCCGCGCCCCGCGCAGCTGA
- a CDS encoding trimeric intracellular cation channel family protein, with protein MLNELFTPSVQHALDIVGIFVFAISGALLAVRKNFDVFGIAVLAEVTALGGGLFRDLIIGAVPPAAFTDLGYFLTPLLAAGLVFFLHPHVERIQVAVNVFDAAGLGLFCVTGTVKAYDYGLGLTASAALGLATAVGGGVLRDVLANETPSLLRWDRDLYAVPAMVGATMIVLCIRFGTINAFTSGTAVITAFVLRLLAMRFHWRAPRAYKRSSAAAEEGSAAT; from the coding sequence TTCGCGATCTCCGGCGCACTGCTCGCCGTACGCAAGAACTTCGATGTCTTCGGCATCGCGGTACTCGCCGAGGTGACAGCGCTGGGCGGGGGGCTGTTCCGTGATCTGATCATCGGGGCGGTGCCACCCGCCGCCTTCACCGATCTCGGTTACTTCCTCACCCCGCTGCTCGCCGCCGGCCTGGTCTTCTTCCTGCATCCGCACGTCGAGCGCATCCAGGTGGCGGTCAACGTCTTCGACGCGGCGGGCCTCGGGCTGTTCTGTGTGACCGGCACCGTCAAGGCGTACGACTACGGCCTGGGCCTCACCGCTTCGGCGGCCCTGGGCCTGGCCACCGCGGTCGGCGGTGGTGTGCTGCGTGACGTACTCGCCAATGAGACGCCGTCGCTGCTGCGCTGGGACCGCGACCTGTACGCCGTGCCCGCGATGGTCGGCGCGACCATGATCGTGCTGTGCATCCGCTTCGGCACGATCAACGCCTTCACCAGCGGCACCGCCGTGATCACCGCATTTGTTCTGCGGCTGCTGGCGATGCGGTTCCACTGGCGGGCGCCCCGCGCGTACAAGCGTTCCTCGGCGGCGGCCGAGGAGGGCTCCGCCGCCACCTGA